A single window of Archangium gephyra DNA harbors:
- a CDS encoding PD-(D/E)XK nuclease family protein, with protein MTDSRRTLQVFPDNGRRQAALRAARGHAGVVRGDAYLTWEGFLDALGGARELGRRPCPPLVARTVVASLAQGLSDTPFGDFVHEPAFARAALEVLLDLKAGRLSPRELQDALEVLPPERRNRARTLALLHHGYEQKMAELALADREDVVRGAREALERQAWPAAWDDVGSIVLHGIYDVRPSGLELLMALAAACDARRVGLRVETPVGGSPVADAALAALFRAFENRGEALPHVDLFKADVTFESRPMVELGRHLFSPHAAKDVLKDAVEGLRMWSAGSARDEARLIARDVRRKVSEGVPPGSIAVAWRDLGSEARWVADAFGELGVPVRLPWGEPLALAGPVRLALDLPLLVEDGFPAERVAELVSSRYAPALSRGAPAAPATLLTLAAVRDDRLGATRSKGAYDLRLESLAKRLEPLPDQVRKKEQQRAHEARVLRERCLFLLESCRRIPEQGKASELLAAWWQVVRRLGLLDSEGPLEAASEEGLGALVLDARARDDAARAALTQRVRELERTLAAVGGGPRLKRRTFGRWLQDMMRDVHLPARGPATGAVEVLDVRELEGRTFDHVFIGGLAEGRFPGREAPNALLGDAERIALNKHLGRDIFRLTGGEFEDRAPWRLTEDRLLFASVLAAARETVSLSFAVEGQGGQEQAPSTFLEEVRRLTGMSWEARSLPAIAPLDEVLTEAELRQRVVLESLALARLRVSTPDPARNVLQRRFEGTPWLASAKEMVQVEIERLHFFGDTRKRAGRYTGAVEDPALGEAIRDAFRFDQERPLSASAMARFGNCGFQGFVSYGLKVPEPEQPGEEFDRRGQGVFWHRVLEEFFKRLKERKLLGLGLEELPEALLDAVLDEVRAHFEQRHYVGHPALWRLARERAKNMVRRILMDERRGLPFERFEPAGFELRFGPRNPEEGWNEVTLQVGEDVIHFEGTIDRLDMSGNEVGVIDYKSGKLSKSELKKKLLDSDFQLPLYLYAARASGHRNTRNAAWFSLRTGDVIYLSDVLEKDAVELEDLLSTEPRVRERLKAEAKPNLANAVEALVRTVRAGQFAMRPKDCGSCGYRAVCRITERRLVEEEGAHE; from the coding sequence ATGACCGATTCTCGCCGTACCCTCCAGGTCTTCCCCGACAATGGTCGCCGTCAGGCCGCTCTGCGCGCGGCCCGCGGCCATGCGGGAGTCGTGCGTGGAGACGCGTACCTGACCTGGGAGGGCTTCCTCGACGCCCTCGGAGGCGCGCGGGAACTGGGCCGCCGCCCATGTCCGCCCCTCGTGGCGCGCACCGTGGTGGCCTCGCTTGCCCAGGGGTTGAGCGACACCCCTTTCGGCGACTTCGTGCACGAGCCCGCCTTCGCGCGCGCCGCGCTGGAGGTGCTGTTGGACCTCAAGGCCGGCCGGCTCTCCCCGCGCGAGCTGCAGGATGCGCTGGAGGTGCTCCCTCCCGAGCGGCGCAACCGGGCCCGGACGCTCGCCCTGCTGCACCACGGCTACGAGCAGAAGATGGCCGAGCTGGCCCTGGCGGACCGCGAGGATGTGGTGCGCGGGGCACGCGAGGCCCTGGAGCGCCAGGCCTGGCCCGCGGCCTGGGACGACGTGGGCAGCATCGTGCTGCACGGCATCTACGACGTGCGGCCCTCGGGGCTGGAGTTGCTGATGGCCCTGGCGGCCGCCTGTGACGCGCGCCGGGTGGGCCTGCGGGTGGAGACGCCGGTGGGTGGCTCGCCGGTGGCGGACGCAGCCCTGGCCGCCCTCTTCCGCGCCTTCGAGAACCGGGGAGAGGCGCTGCCCCACGTGGACCTCTTCAAGGCGGACGTCACCTTCGAGTCCCGCCCCATGGTGGAGCTCGGCCGCCACCTCTTCTCGCCCCATGCGGCGAAGGACGTGCTGAAGGACGCGGTGGAGGGCCTGCGGATGTGGAGCGCGGGCTCGGCCCGGGACGAGGCCCGGCTCATCGCCCGGGACGTGCGCCGCAAGGTGTCCGAAGGCGTGCCTCCGGGGAGCATCGCCGTGGCGTGGCGCGACCTGGGGTCCGAGGCCCGTTGGGTGGCGGATGCGTTCGGCGAGCTGGGTGTCCCGGTGCGCCTGCCCTGGGGCGAGCCGCTCGCGTTGGCCGGCCCGGTGCGTCTGGCGTTGGATCTGCCGCTGCTGGTAGAGGATGGTTTCCCCGCCGAGCGCGTGGCCGAGCTGGTCTCCAGCCGTTACGCCCCCGCGCTCTCCCGGGGCGCGCCCGCGGCTCCAGCGACGCTCCTCACGCTCGCGGCCGTGCGGGACGACCGGCTGGGCGCGACGCGGAGCAAGGGCGCGTACGACCTGCGTCTGGAGTCACTGGCGAAGCGGCTGGAGCCGTTGCCGGACCAGGTGCGCAAGAAGGAGCAGCAGCGCGCCCATGAGGCCCGGGTGTTGCGCGAGCGGTGCCTCTTCCTGCTGGAGTCCTGCCGTCGCATTCCGGAGCAGGGCAAGGCCTCGGAGCTGCTCGCCGCGTGGTGGCAGGTGGTGCGGCGGCTGGGGCTGCTGGACTCGGAGGGGCCGCTGGAGGCCGCCTCGGAGGAGGGGCTGGGGGCGCTCGTGTTGGATGCCCGGGCCCGGGACGATGCCGCGCGGGCGGCGCTCACCCAGCGGGTGCGTGAGCTGGAGCGGACGCTCGCGGCGGTGGGCGGAGGGCCCCGGCTGAAGCGGCGCACCTTCGGCCGCTGGCTGCAGGACATGATGCGGGATGTGCACCTGCCCGCGCGTGGGCCCGCCACGGGCGCCGTGGAGGTGCTGGACGTCCGTGAGCTGGAGGGGCGCACCTTCGACCATGTCTTCATCGGAGGACTGGCCGAGGGCCGCTTCCCCGGCCGCGAGGCGCCCAACGCGCTGCTGGGAGACGCCGAGCGCATCGCCCTCAACAAGCACCTGGGCCGGGACATCTTCCGCCTCACGGGCGGCGAGTTCGAGGACCGCGCGCCCTGGCGCCTCACCGAGGATCGGCTCCTGTTCGCCAGCGTGCTGGCCGCCGCCAGGGAGACGGTGAGCCTGTCCTTCGCGGTGGAGGGGCAGGGAGGCCAGGAGCAGGCGCCCTCCACCTTCCTGGAGGAGGTGCGGCGGTTGACGGGCATGTCGTGGGAGGCGCGCTCGCTGCCGGCCATCGCGCCACTCGACGAAGTGCTCACCGAGGCGGAGCTGCGCCAGCGCGTGGTGCTGGAGTCGCTCGCGCTCGCGCGGCTGCGCGTCTCCACGCCGGATCCCGCCCGGAACGTGCTCCAGCGGCGCTTCGAGGGCACGCCATGGCTCGCCTCGGCGAAGGAGATGGTGCAGGTGGAGATCGAGCGCCTGCACTTCTTCGGCGACACGCGCAAGCGCGCGGGCCGCTATACCGGCGCGGTGGAGGACCCGGCCCTGGGCGAGGCCATTCGCGACGCGTTCCGTTTCGACCAGGAGCGGCCGCTGTCGGCCTCGGCGATGGCCCGCTTCGGCAACTGCGGCTTCCAGGGGTTCGTGTCCTACGGGCTCAAGGTGCCCGAGCCGGAGCAGCCGGGCGAGGAGTTCGATCGCCGGGGGCAGGGCGTCTTCTGGCACCGGGTGCTGGAGGAGTTCTTCAAGCGGCTCAAGGAGCGCAAGCTGCTGGGCCTGGGGCTGGAGGAGCTTCCGGAGGCGCTGCTGGACGCGGTGCTGGACGAGGTGCGAGCGCACTTCGAGCAGCGGCACTACGTGGGCCACCCGGCGCTGTGGAGGCTGGCGCGCGAGCGGGCGAAGAACATGGTGCGCCGCATCCTCATGGACGAGCGGCGGGGCCTGCCCTTCGAGCGTTTCGAGCCCGCGGGCTTCGAGCTGCGCTTCGGGCCTCGCAACCCGGAGGAAGGGTGGAACGAGGTGACGCTCCAGGTGGGCGAGGACGTCATCCACTTCGAGGGCACCATCGACCGCCTGGACATGTCGGGCAACGAGGTGGGCGTCATCGACTACAAGTCCGGCAAGCTGTCGAAGTCGGAGCTGAAGAAGAAGCTGCTCGACTCGGACTTCCAGCTGCCGCTGTACCTGTACGCGGCGCGGGCGAGTGGTCATCGCAACACGCGCAATGCCGCGTGGTTCTCGCTGCGCACGGGAGACGTCATCTACCTGTCCGACGTGCTGGAGAAGGACGCTGTCGAGCTGGAGGACCTGCTGTCCACCGAGCCGCGGGTGCGGGAGCGGTTGAAGGCGGAGGCCAAGCCCAACCTGGCCAACGCGGTGGAGGCCTTGGTGCGCACGGTGAGGGCGGGGCAGTTCGCCATGAGGCCGAAGGACTGCGGGAGCTGCGGCTACCGCGCCGTGTGCCGCATCACCGAGCGGCGGCTCGTGGAGGAGGAGGGTGCCCATGAGTAG
- a CDS encoding phosphatase PAP2 family protein, with protein sequence MPTALCFLALASLVASSPVPSEALPPAARQVSDAPTVQALDFNWTREGVITGVAGVLWISSEAIFKKDLSPKTCRWCDRTVDGTDTLNAVDRWGRGVAADTLEGRERWDLWSNIGGFGVLPVGVLGAQYLLGSGSGAPLQYYAQDAAIIIETTAVAALVNQVVKFSVGRERPFVHALPEDQKGLTKHPTDNNLSFYSGHTNMAFALVTAAGTVSELRGYKNRWLIWAVGLPAAASIGLLRMGADRHYLTDVLVGAAAGTVFGVGMPLLLHGRQEESQARTRAARMSMNVSGGLGGVMFSGQF encoded by the coding sequence ATGCCAACCGCTCTCTGTTTTCTAGCGCTCGCTTCCCTGGTCGCCTCCTCTCCCGTCCCGTCCGAGGCCCTCCCCCCGGCGGCCCGGCAGGTTTCGGACGCCCCCACGGTCCAGGCGCTCGACTTCAACTGGACGCGTGAGGGAGTCATCACCGGCGTCGCCGGGGTGCTGTGGATCAGCAGCGAGGCCATCTTCAAGAAGGACCTCTCCCCGAAGACCTGCCGGTGGTGCGACCGCACGGTGGATGGCACGGACACCCTCAACGCGGTGGACCGGTGGGGCCGGGGCGTGGCGGCGGACACGCTCGAGGGCCGTGAGCGCTGGGACCTGTGGAGCAACATCGGGGGCTTCGGCGTGCTCCCGGTGGGCGTGCTCGGGGCGCAGTACCTGCTGGGCTCGGGCAGCGGCGCGCCGCTGCAGTATTACGCGCAGGACGCCGCCATCATCATCGAGACGACGGCGGTGGCCGCGTTGGTGAACCAGGTGGTGAAGTTCTCGGTGGGCCGCGAGCGTCCCTTCGTCCACGCGCTGCCCGAGGACCAGAAGGGCCTCACCAAGCACCCCACCGACAACAACCTGTCCTTCTACAGTGGGCACACCAACATGGCCTTCGCGCTCGTCACGGCGGCGGGTACGGTGTCCGAGCTGCGCGGCTACAAGAACCGCTGGCTCATCTGGGCGGTGGGTCTGCCGGCGGCGGCGTCGATCGGCCTGCTGCGCATGGGCGCGGACCGGCACTACCTCACGGACGTACTGGTGGGCGCCGCTGCGGGCACCGTCTTCGGCGTGGGCATGCCCCTGCTGCTCCACGGCCGCCAGGAGGAGTCGCAGGCGCGGACTCGAGCCGCGCGCATGTCGATGAACGTGTCCGGCGGCCTCGGCGGCGTGATGTTCTCCGGGCAGTTCTGA
- a CDS encoding 3-oxoacyl-ACP synthase III family protein: MLPVRILGTASVLPGRAVTTAELAREVGREPETIEQKTGIRTRYWAPPGTLMADLGAQALRLALEQAGLAATELRRILFVSSSGGDTLVPATANRVAAALGLSGSCDAFDLNNACMGFLSAFDVAARSVATGLGPVGIVTVEYNSRALSPSEPRPYLIFGDVAAAAVLAPGTRPGEGVLAAAFGNDGSHPPDTVLEHPLRTGRLEGVRFHTPSRDMLRVVFEALDRATSRVLEHAGIPLGDIQWVLPHQPNGTMLRDIIERYAIEPARLVPVVEEIGSVAAASIPFSLDRLLRTRPVRPGDRILMLGVGAGVSYGAILYQVGG, translated from the coding sequence ATGCTCCCCGTTCGCATCCTGGGCACGGCCAGCGTACTCCCGGGGCGTGCGGTGACCACGGCGGAGCTGGCGCGAGAAGTCGGGCGCGAGCCCGAAACGATCGAACAGAAGACGGGGATTCGCACCCGCTACTGGGCTCCCCCCGGCACCCTCATGGCCGACCTGGGCGCCCAGGCCCTCCGCCTCGCCCTGGAGCAGGCCGGGTTGGCCGCGACCGAGCTACGCCGCATCCTCTTCGTCTCCTCGTCCGGCGGAGACACACTCGTGCCCGCCACCGCGAACCGGGTCGCCGCCGCGCTCGGGCTGTCCGGCTCGTGTGACGCGTTCGATCTCAACAACGCCTGCATGGGCTTCCTGTCCGCCTTCGATGTCGCCGCACGCTCGGTGGCCACCGGGCTGGGTCCCGTCGGCATCGTCACGGTGGAGTACAACTCGAGGGCCCTCTCCCCTTCCGAGCCACGCCCCTATCTCATCTTCGGAGACGTGGCGGCGGCCGCGGTGCTGGCGCCCGGAACCCGGCCCGGCGAGGGCGTGCTCGCGGCGGCGTTCGGGAACGATGGCAGCCACCCTCCTGACACGGTGCTCGAGCATCCCCTGCGCACCGGGCGCTTGGAGGGCGTCCGGTTCCACACCCCCTCCCGCGACATGCTCCGCGTCGTCTTCGAGGCCCTCGACCGGGCCACCTCCCGGGTCCTGGAGCACGCGGGCATACCGCTCGGCGACATCCAGTGGGTGCTTCCACACCAGCCCAACGGCACCATGCTCCGCGACATCATCGAGCGCTATGCCATCGAGCCCGCGAGGCTCGTCCCGGTGGTGGAGGAGATCGGCAGCGTGGCGGCGGCCTCCATCCCCTTCAGCCTCGATCGGCTCCTGCGCACCCGTCCCGTGCGCCCGGGGGACCGGATCCTCATGCTCGGCGTGGGAGCGGGAGTCTCCTACGGCGCCATCCTCTACCAGGTGGGTGGATGA
- a CDS encoding lysophospholipid acyltransferase family protein: MSREGSIPRTAWLATFGLLRRYHRYQVLGLETLLEPGARLIVAYHGRPLALDQCMLTTVLHERLGYLPHGIIHEAFDRHPALRWLKEGLGFVTRDGPELAAAVARGEHILVQPGGTREGCRSFRHRYRVEWGERLGYLRLAIRYRLPIVPVAGHGMDDAFIGLNDGYQLGRRLGAPWGLPVWLGLGATGPWPLSLPLPVRMTQWVGQPIHRHLDGRIDPDDRPALMELHREVGGAVQSLLDRARASGGDA; the protein is encoded by the coding sequence ATGAGCCGCGAGGGGAGCATCCCGCGGACGGCCTGGCTGGCCACCTTCGGGTTGCTGCGCAGGTACCACCGCTACCAGGTCCTCGGCCTGGAGACCCTGCTCGAGCCGGGCGCACGGCTCATCGTCGCCTACCACGGGCGGCCCCTGGCGCTCGATCAGTGCATGCTCACCACCGTCCTCCACGAGCGGCTGGGCTACCTGCCCCATGGCATCATCCACGAAGCCTTCGACCGGCATCCGGCGCTGCGCTGGCTCAAGGAGGGCCTCGGCTTCGTCACACGGGATGGGCCGGAGCTGGCGGCGGCGGTGGCGCGCGGCGAGCACATCCTCGTCCAGCCCGGTGGCACGCGCGAGGGCTGCCGGAGCTTCCGTCACCGCTACCGCGTGGAGTGGGGCGAGCGGCTGGGCTACCTGCGCCTCGCCATCCGCTACCGCCTGCCCATCGTCCCCGTCGCCGGGCATGGGATGGATGATGCCTTCATCGGGCTCAATGATGGATACCAGCTCGGCCGCCGGCTCGGCGCGCCCTGGGGATTGCCGGTCTGGCTGGGGCTCGGCGCCACCGGGCCCTGGCCCCTCTCGCTCCCCCTGCCGGTACGGATGACCCAGTGGGTGGGCCAGCCCATCCACCGGCACCTCGATGGGCGGATCGACCCCGATGATCGCCCGGCGCTGATGGAGCTGCATCGGGAGGTGGGCGGAGCGGTCCAGTCCCTGCTCGACCGCGCACGCGCGAGCGGAGGTGACGCATGA